Within Lytechinus variegatus isolate NC3 chromosome 15, Lvar_3.0, whole genome shotgun sequence, the genomic segment attgaatATATTGTTGATCCTTTAGTACACATATTTAATCTATCCTTAATTAATGGCGTCGTGCCcgacaatatgaaaatatctaaGGTAATACCAGTGTACAAAAAAGGAGATAAGAATAATGTATGTAACTATAGACCGATATCTTTATTGCCTACTCTATCAAAGATTCTAGAAAGAGTGTTATATACAAGACTAttagaatttttgaataaatataacataatttctgATTTTCAATTTGGATTCCGCCAAAAGCATAGTACTTCTCATGCCACtctttcatttgttgaaaaaatcacaaaagctattgataactttgaacatacagtaggtgtttttctggacctctccaaggcctttgacactataaatcatgaaatactactatacaaacttgaaaattacggAATCCGAGGAAAGGCCTAGGAGTGATTCAGGAATTACCTAATAAACCATAAACAGTTTGTTAACATCAACGAACAAAATTCTTCTCCACTAAAGGTTAATTGGGGTGTTCCTCAAGGCAGCATACTGGGCCCACTTTTATTTTCGatctatataaatgacattCACAATTCTTCGACAATgttatcttatattctttttgcagatgattcaaatgtactTTATTCTCATCCTAATCCCGATATTTTAGTCAATATATTGAACATTGAACTGGAGAAGCTAGTACAATGGATAAGATctaataaattgtcaatcaatgtaaaaaaaCGAAATGTATGCTTTTCAGCAATTCTTTAGATAAATTACCATACGATATTAAATTGGACAACGCTGACATTGAAGTGGTcactacaacaaaatttttaggtctgataGTAGACAATAATTTATCTTGGAAAACACACATTGATTTTATATGCCGTACAATTtcacgcaatattggtgttataaataaggtcaagttttttcttccaacttcctccctaaaaatgctttattcaacattaattttaccctATCTAAACTACGGGATAATTGTCTGGGGAAATAcacatacatcatatctagaacgaatattacttttacagaaaaaggcattgcgtgttatttttaatatgtcctGGAGATCCCACACAGACCAATTgtttattgacaataaaatcttaaaagtaaaaacattatatcaatataacttgggtcaatttatgtatcaattaaataataatatgctaccatcaatctttgattcttcatttaataaaaacaaaactattcataaatatcctacacgtcaatccgaggaatttcattttcctctaccccggacaattcttgccaaatccatcttcactttcgaaggccctcgactttggggcactcttgataatactatcaaagattccccaagcctaaattcttttaaatttaagttgaaaaagtttctccaagatactcgttagtttttttaactcttcatcactcatacattatacttttcatatatactcagcactacgagctgtgaaatatgatatttttcgttttcctgttgatccGTAAATTCGCTGTGAGTGTTGGGGCAAGAATCTGGAGACCACTGATCTtgctattttctctcatttctatttctttctttttattcttttaaactaTTCATTCAGATAGTTTTACGTTCAAATTTCTACCATgttgtgtttgtgttttgtttatattcttcatacgtatgttataggaggctgcatcctacaagcttcgctttttagcagcctcctccgtttccgacctgttatcttgagtattatacataataagtttcttttttttattgattataattatatcaagatgtatgtaacaaaactattgtaaatgtaatgattgttggaaatggaaaaaataaatgaaatgaaatgaaatataaaacatttcctgtcgtATCgtattagtggattggtgagataagtCTGCTCtccgtgaattcctaaaataagtcctcaaaatgtccctttttctgcaTGATctaaatatacaaaattttcagcttgcgcttcgcgctcgcatcatttgctTAATGAAATACGTTTGgccttagtgaattcctacaagcaAGTCTTAGAATGCccgcttcaggtctgaattatctaaattttattagtgagatgcgtatggtaatcattattacaatgactacacaagtgcttcatgtgttcagatataattctaacaaaatcagcaagcgcttggcactcgcattagatgactatggtgagatatgtatactattaagagattcctaaaatatagtccttaagatCTCCCTGTTTTGggacaatatatacaaaaatttcggctcgcgcttcgcgctcgcattgtttatcGAGACACGTAAGtatcatgataacaaaatcgattataatgtccctttttaggtctgaatatcaaaaatgttcagctcgcgcttctctCTTGCATTATTTGACTGTTGAGATGCgtctttttatttatgattacaatgactacaagtgcttccttaaaatgtctctattaggtcagtatacctgacaattgaaagcgctttgcgcgctcactaagtgactcaaattttttgctggtgcccccccccataccGTGATCCACGGTAAGCCACTGGACCTGACAACTGGTCAgacaaaaattttgatgaaactgtcccctggtctagtcaatttgactgaagaGTGATGAGGTGACATTTCTTTGcatgaaatggagaaaaaaaatgtttccttcaatGGGGTTCTTTATTCTCGGGCtccaaaataaatacatgataaaatatcaaatgaatCGTAAAAATACTTTTCTGCCATATAATCATGATTTGTCCTGACAAATTTATTATCTTTCTTCTCGCCACATCATAGGTAAATTTCTACTAAAcgctttttgtttttgttttaaagagTTATTAATTAGCCATCCAACCAGTTACACCGTGTAATATTGTATTACCAGTTACACCGTGTAATACCAGTTACACCGTGTAATATTGTTATACcagttttattattttcttgccGATTTGTCTCTTCTCTAATCTTTCctaatttgcattaaaaaaataaacaaaaagttaGTCTAACAATAATTACAAACTCCATCAGTGGATCCCGcgatttgattttctcttttgccGAATCAGAGTCGATGGGGGCGAATCATTTCTGAATTGTATcgcatttgatttttcattgttACGAGGGTATACGATGATCAAAGTCCATTACAATACACTAGCATGACTAGCGGAAGAAATTGTGCTGTACATACCATGCAGTTCTTtagtatatactgtatatacatgtataaaaatcaTAACGGGATCATTTTCACAGCAAGCAAATTGTTGGTAAAATATAATGTACAATTTCCTCATTTATTGGAGTCATCATACATTGgaataaaatcaatatgaaGGTAATATGATGTGTTTTGTTTTAGTATACATTTTGTAGATTATTATCAAATGATTTCGCCTTAATATATCTGGTTATGTTGATAATAAAATGGTTACATTCAGTCGTCTTCCCCTTACAATCTCACTGTGATTTGCATGgtaataattttcattgtactGTAAATAGATTACATAGACCAAGTGAACAATCATGAATTCATGGACTTGACTAACTGAACGAATGCATCtccatcaaaacaaaaattacaatcgcaatcataatacatatatttcaaaggaaattgttctttattgaagaaaatttcattaatcGCATACACCCTGCATGTTTTAGCAGTGGTGTATTGAGTagcacatttttcttttttggggagGAGGGGCAAGACATGGCGTATGATGCAAAatctctctctctaaaaaaacaacaactgcGAGAGGGCGAagcgagagagaaaaaaaacgttaacactttttaatacaaaaatcaaagtttgtgatgtttgtgatagattttatgataaaaaattaaTACAGAAGATGGCCCCTATtggtttctcttcctttccatTTCTCCATTTTACCCCTTCGttgtgtatctttttttttgggggggggggcgacgcCCCTCATTATGAATTCAATTCTGTTATTCTAAACACTTATTGAAACTGttaaaacaacaaaatgtgttgtatAAACTTAAACAAGGTTTTGTTTGTACTCTGTATACTAAAGGCACTCTATATTGAGACAAAAGAAACTATCTTCATGCACGACTAGCAAGTTTACAATTAGCAGACCATGgtttgatattctttttttattaagtgtTGGTTTTTCTTTTAGAGTGGTGCGTATGAGAAGTAGACCACCGTTCTTACGCTCAATTACTATTCCAATACATCAGCACATTTCCTTTCGCGAAAAAAATATCGCAATGATCACCgttcaaaaactttttttcgtCGCCTCTTCGTTCTAATtcgtttcttcttttcttcatgtATGTGAATTCGGTTGACACGCTGCACGCTCGGACGCACGCATCGAAGTCCGTATTAGCCCCCACATAGATGTACTATAATAATAGAGATGTGATGCAATCTATGAttataatgggggggggggctacatgACTATATGATTCACCCCTACCATGCCTATTCGCACTAAGCGCGCAAGAGTCGGTCGGTCAGCAGTGTACATCATGTACATCGCCAGTTTACAGAGGCCATCGTTGTCACCAAATTCATAAACAGTTTGCATAGTTCCGAAGACCGTCTTTTTCACGATTAGTCAGTCTCAATGCTGGCTCCctgtttagttttttttttgcccgcaACGTATACCTACCAATTGTGGGGCCAAGCCCCCGGCCTGGCTACCATCTTCAtgtattatgactagcgacccttcGCTGAATTATGACtagttgtttttctttttcctatCATGACTTTTGGACAGGTCAGTATGACTATAGCATCTGGACTCCGAGGATAGAAGGAGATccagagtatttttttttcatctattttctgTCCGAACCGAGAGAGTGAAGCGAACGAATCCATTTACCTGTTTTCTTTTGAACTCTGTCTCTTTTTCTTCAACCCTTTCTACTCTTTTTTTCCAATCTGCATGCTCTTTCATTATTTGCCAtaaaatttttcttctttctacaTTGAAATTGAAGAGTTGACAATTCGTTGTAATAACTATGGCAAGAAAATCTACGTAATGTTTGAAAGGAGACGTTAATTTCAACCAGTATTCGTTATAAAAACTGAACAAGAAAGTTCCATTTTCACTGTAGATATTTTGCACCGGCTACCCCTCTCCCCATCCCACGtatgagaaaacaaaaatcgtgAAGTTGCCGTGACCAAGTGGTTATATCGCCTGACAAAACATAAAACATTCAGGATTCGAATCCTTGTCATTGCACCTACATGCACTTCTTTTCTATTATACAAGAAAAAAGACCCCAAATGTTTAGTGTATATATTATTGACACATAAAATTGGTGCACGAAATTTTTAGATAATAAACATATACAACATTTTATATTTCGCTTAATCTTTTTATTCTAACATGTCTACATGATCTAAGCGGTGAATTTTTTATAACCCCTAGCACAGCTACTATTAGCACGACCGCTCGAGCGTTCAAGGAATTTCTACCTACCTGGCACCCTTTTACTACACTTGGGTGGAGAGAGACAAATgcagataaacgccttgccaaaggacgagAGTACCGCGGCTTGATTCGAACCCGGACCTTttggttcaaagtccagagacttatccacaACACCCTTTTGCGGGTTTttaatattgtcaaatttttaatgATCGATTACAATCATATGAATAATCAATAAACCGTTGGTTGATTTCTATTGTAACATGCACAATGGCTTGCATAATTAAAAATGTTCGAATTTAATGAATACTATTATGAAACGAAATACTATTCTTCAAGCACTCTCTTGAATCTATTGGAAAAATACATaagaggattaaaaaaaaatcaatttttctatATAAATAATTAACCTTTGAAAATGCCTCATTATATCTTCATATTCAATAGTGCAAAAGGACGCTAGTCATGCGGTGGGGTACGTTATATGTAGCTGGTCAAACGTGTTTgagaaataacaattttttgagCTTGTAATCTGCACATTTCAATCTTTGGCTAAACCAAAAATCACACAATAAAGTTGATGAGATGGGACAGGTTCGATTCCTGTGAGATTCCGATCATATCAATATCGATCACATAGAATCTTCATTGGTGTCcattcatcatcaatattgtGTTCAATATATTAATACAATCATTCTAAATGTCATGGAATATAAATTGTCCCTATGGAAGGATATTTTCGTAATATTTGACCTCAatggaattcatttttttttattcatatacctACCTAATATTGAATGTAAATGAAATCTAATTTTAGAAACGAAATGATAATACCGGCAAGGCTTGGCAttgatattgtattttattattgttttcagAGTTTTCTCTGTGATGAAACATAATGTACATTCATCATAAAGTCTATAACCAATCAAAATGTAGATTCTGCTTCACACCGCTCTTGAGGGTATTCCCTGTAATGTTATGTCGCAACCATTTAGAACCATCTCTGATTGGATAGAGACGAATCACATTTTCAGCCAATTATCATCTTACGTCACCGTACTAACACCAGATTACAGAGCTCGCGATGTGCATTGCAGTGGTTCACTATTTCGACGTTTGGCTTCATCGAGTGAACATTGAATAGGTGTCCAGTCAATAATCATTGATTAACATCATAATCAGATAGATCATAGAGAAATATTTCTAGTTTTCTCGTGACATAAAGATACAGCTGTAAATGGAGAGCTTGTAATAATCATCTTCAGAGCACCGTTGCGGAAGAGTTATGTTCAATCATACATCTTTTCACCCTTCAAAAATAGTCGAAAAAGGCGTGATTTGTTGGAGTTTCGTTTGATTGCAACGCTTTCTGCGATCGGTCCTTACTTTCATCTTTGTGATGATCAGATGTGTAATGATTCCACAACCAAATTGATATACGGTGTGGAACTTCCGGGGGAACTTATTCGATGTCACTTTGAAACATGCGGTTAGTTTTCCTGCTTTagaatttagatttaaaaatacatttctgtGTATTCTTGGTTGCGTTTGAATAATCATGGACATGTTAAGGTGGATGGAATGTTGGTACATCTGAACATCATGCATGGATTGATGATCAACTCAATCTGCTTGTgtataattttgattaaaactTATGATCTCTTCACAACATAAAATAGCGGTAGAATGTCATAGTTTTCTGCTATGTACACACAGTAAATCGCgtgttgtattttattttccattgttTTCTTGTGACCAAAGTTATTATTTgctttactgttttttttttcttttaattattgcACTTGTTTTAGAAGGCCTAGCCATTAGCCATAGAACTatataaataatttgaaaagtgtAATTATACAATCATCATGAAAAGGACCTATAATTATATATCAACAAGCTATGCTCTCTTTATGATCATTTTCGTATCCCCTTAGTTTAGTAGActaaaagcttcggtctctgttttatTGGTTGTTCCCCTGATCTCCGTTGGCTCCACTTAATaattacagagaccgaagttttaactcgatctgtacaggaaCTCAATGatcatatgtttatgtattaagttcggataaaccagggaagttggagttgcgcgacagccgaagtaagtcaTTGTTTTGTCCTTTTAAGCCCCCCTCCCCTGTTTTGGTTCATCTTAGGCCAAAACGGAataacaatctttatttttgtcgagttctttttatatatttttataaaataaagacaaatttcGATGAGCCCCGTCGGGGGGGATTTTGCACGATCGCGacccgtctgtgtacgaggagaaatataaaatgataatgtttaaaaactcctcgaaacataCGTCTAGTTGTCTTCTTAAGTTGCTAAAGAAACTCATGAAAATGTGCAAAcctattatttaaatttttgattTATCATACTTGTTAAGTATTTGATTAGTAGAAGATTTAATAGACTggataatttaatttttttgccAACATTCTTTTACCATTGCCTCTTTCGGTCTTACACCCCACTATTTCCTGATTCATGCCCACCAATTCAAGTCAAGACTCTTGGCTATTACATTTGATAAGAAtgtatttattgtaaaattCCAAAATTGTAATCTCGGGTTAACCTCCAAATCACACAATAAAGTTCCTGCCCAATCACACAATAAAGTTGATGCGATGGGACAGGTTCGATTCCTGTGAGATTCCGATAATATCAATATCGATCAAGAAGAATCTTCATTGGTGTCcattaatcatcattattgtgttgaacataacataatcataaaatcATTCTAAATGTACTGGAGTATTCAGTGTCCTTACATGGGAAGGGGGATATATTCTATTTATTACTGATATTTTCACAATAATATTCgtgtaataaattatttgacCGTAGAAGTATAGGTAACTGCAGGGTTTCACGTCTTAATCAGAAACCTaactaatattttgtaaatgaaattccATTTTGGATGCAATAATAGAGGACGACATGACATGGCATTGCATAATTATCATTGATGTTTTCAGATTTTTGACTTGGTAAGAAATTGAGAATGAAACGTAATTTGCTTTTATCATGCCAAATGTTTAATTGTATTGTTAAAATAAAGATTATAGTATATTATCACAGGGGAAGCTGGGTTCAAACTTCAAATCTAGATCCAGAACAATTTTGATTCCTCATACATTTTaagagaattatttttttttttaaattccacattttagcaAGTCAGTTATGATTTAGATATTTAGCTTTTCCtaatttctttaaattatttaatatttatttaatttttcacaCCATATAACCCTCAGATTTTTTTCTGGCCTTTCTGTAGCTTTCACATGCCACTCCTGATTCCGAGTTTCAGATCATTCCCTTTCAACCCCTCCCCCATTCTCACCGTCTCCCCCCTCTCAGCCTCTCCCCCCTCATTCTCATCcatctctccttctctctcccctTCTTTTATCCCTCTCCGATTGTAACAGCTAAACCAATAGTTTCATCTCCAATTTTACATTCTATCTTGTATGACACTGTATGAGAtttgtttgtattattattattactttgattttaatAGTTGTAACTAAGATATCAATTATATGAGCTCATCAAACCTTTTATGAGTACACGAGTGTCGCTTAAAGGCATGTAGGAAACTATGACAAATCTGTCAAATCGCAAATACCGCCTTcagataaaaagaaattatgagaTACATTGAATAAGATAATAGAGAGAAATGGGaatgaaaagtttgaaagtcgaaatgagttgagagagagagagggggagagatatagatagagaaatacaattttattattttgccaTTTCCTGTCCTTTTGCTTGCTGACAAACAGTTGTTAGATTATTACAATTTcagaagaaggaggaagaggaggggaAAAGACGCAGAAGACGAAGCATCGTCATTACCATgcaccctcatcatcaccatcaccaccatcattatcatcaccaccatcatcatcatcatcttagcaatcatcatcactttcgccatcttcatcatcatcgtcattaccaccctcatcatcaccatcaccaccatcattatcatcaccaccatcatcatcatcatcttagcaatcatcatcatcatcaccaccatcatcatcatcaccatcgtcatcatcaccaccaccatcatcatcatcatcatcttagcaatcatcatcatcatcaccaccatcatcatcatcaccatcatcatcatcaccaccaccatcatcatcatcatcatcttagcaatcaatcactgtcaccatcatcaccatcgtcattaccaccctcatcatcaccatcatcattatcatcctcttaactatcatcataaacatcatcattatcatcatcaccatcatcatcatcttcaaaatcatcaccatcaccaccctcaccatcatcatcttagCAATCATCactttcaccatcatcgtcatcatcatcatcatgcacaTTTCTGGTTGTCAGCCATGATTGCAGCTCGActattttgatatacaaacattataAACGACAGCTGTCAGGACATTCAGCattataatacaacataatatttcttcaaaatttaaCATTAAATACAAAGAGGATTGAATTAATAACAACTTTATGTTTATTGATTACTAActgaaaacattatttcattgttatcatttcagtcattgtaataaaatatgatttcatttcagGCATTGTTAtgcaaaacaatttcatttCAGTCGTTTTTATATAATATTAGTCGCGACACACAAATGAGGGATAATAACCATGCTCCAACCAAATTAAGCCTAAatcaatttcactttatttcatttaattttaattttatttatttccacaataaaaGCACAAATAATTGTAGCATCTATCAAAGTAATTATTTGAAACTCCACATTAAATTGCATATGAAATGTGACAATTCAATACACATATCAGAGTAGttgaataattatgaataatcatgtttttgaCAGCTGTATTGGGATGGAATACTGACCCCTCCCCCTCAAAAATCATGTGAATCAGAATCATATCAATTGATATCGCATCAATCGAACACCGGCGAAAatccgtggggggggggggggtaaattatAGTTTACCCCATCCCATTGACTCCTTATTTCTtatggaaaataatgaattggtATCATCTACATCATACCCCTCTTTAGGTAGCGAccctacccctccccttcccctgCTTCTCCTTAATCTAAGAATTCTGGCACCACCTTGAATCTTTCCTAAccaaacataaacatgataaaaattaaCCAGTGTACACAAAAATCCTTTTAATGTCTAGAGTATATGTAGAAATACGACAAAgataattcataatttataaaGAGTATCTTAACTGTCTCCTCGCGAATATGAGAAAGATATATTTACATAAAGAATGATATTGAACAGGTAACCCGAAAAGCACAGATACAAATGAATGAGTTCTATGAAAGACCTATCGATTAACACAGTACTTACAAAGCAAAGATTTAGGTACAACggtctcagattttttttttatttcagctgaTAATTTATTTTTGCCCTTGTTTTTGCTCTCTTTACCAAGCAGTTCATAAAAACACGTGTTTCTATTCTGGGTCCACATTATCATGCACACTATGCTGTTTTGTGAATTCCCGTATATCATCAGATATTACGTCATGCATTTTGGAAAGTACGGGGTTGTTTTATCCTTCACCCCTATCCCCCCGGCCCCCGCCCCCCTCTATGCTTATTATGATCTGTGGTCACTGCTCTAGCAGTCCCAGAGAACCTAGTCTCCTTTCATCAGATCTATTGTCTTACCATTTGCCCCTACAACCCCTCTCCCAACTAAAGAATGTGATCACGATCACTCCTCTGGTAATCCAAGAGAACCTTGTCTCCCTTCATCGGATCGCAGAGGTCCCTGTGGAAAAtgagaaatgagaaaaatatttaggtaaATAATgagattcatacaatacaaatgaaaacgTATTTCCATTAccaatgttttaatttttgacatgaaatatcaatgaattgaCTAATAGAGGAACAAATATCTactaatttttccaaaaaagaaATCTTGAAAATTGAGGTTTATAACATTCTCTGAACATAATGTCACATGCACACATACACATGGATTTGTATTTCTCTACGCTAACGTTTGCTAAAATTGGCTCCCCCATCCCCcaaaacacacacaccacaGAGAAGaagacaagggggggggggggcaaatagaAAAATAAGCGCTGTATACTTACAATTTCAGACATTATATCGTCATCCTGTGTGTCAAACCCCGAAGTTTCCGGAGCAGTGTCTAGTCCCGCTCCGGTGTTTCTTTCGTCCTGAGGCTGTACACCCACGTTCAAGacctccttttcttcctttaaaAGTGTGGgggaattacaaaataaatgatgagATGGAGAGAAAACTATTTCATAGTgagaaaatgtcagaatttactttattttccttttcccgTCTATATAGCACGCCTATACGAAAAGGTGAAATGAGAAAAGTGATAGCATTTATGAATAgggtctatattgagttgatcACTTCTGAcagctttattttattttcattttttgctgATAAATGcaaagctggtatataacctaTTACATAGGGAACATGTTACTTCGAAATTAATCAGGCACAGTGGCTgacctttagcatgtttagacGACAGAGGACTCTTGGGTATTTTGTTTTTCGAATTGGTAGAACGGGGTTTCGAACTCACAACTTTACGATcttctaaccactagaccacacgacccgtcAATGTCGTGACAAAATTTAGCACCAAGAGGATTTATACTTATTAAGGTTTGCATACGAGGAGTGAATGACTTAAAATGAATATGGAATTGAAAATTCGATAAGTTTATTGTGTGCAGTACTTGTCTGGCTAGTTGAGTTGGTCAAAGTCTTAGAACGGCACATAGAGGGCAGCATTCacatttatcaattttgtaCTTCAAGTTTTACTTGCATCCGTAGCTTTATTCATATTGCTTGATTTGCTCAAATTTGCATCATTATACTgtatgaaatcatttatttaaacaatattttgaaaaatatcacaGTGAATTTTACCGTTTTTATTGATCTACTCACCTTGATTTTCAACACGATTTCTACTTCATTTTTATCAATGGAGCAGGAGAATTTGGTCTGGCGAGTTGAATAAATTTCAAGACGTAAACCTTGGAGATTTATTGATATCtaacaaaataaaagcaaagaaaaataataaaaaaaaaatatttaaaaaatttgatgaaatacaaACTGTGAATTTatagtgaattcctgcaaacaagccttagaatacCCCCTCTTCaagtctgaatttcctaaattttcagctcgcgcttcgcgcttatttgattagtgagatacctATGTTACTCATGATTACAACgactacaagtgcttcatgtgtttacaCCAATTCTAACAAAaccagcaagcgcttggcaatcacattagatgactatggtgagagaTGCATACTTTTAattgattcctaaaatatagtccgtA encodes:
- the LOC121428618 gene encoding uncharacterized protein LOC121428618; this encodes MATQYRETYPSDRDNAENKISINLQGLRLEIYSTRQTKFSCSIDKNEVEIVLKIKEEKEVLNVGVQPQDERNTGAGLDTAPETSGFDTQDDDIMSEIGPLRSDEGRQGSLGLPEE